The genomic stretch ATACCCGCATAGGTTGTGCAAAGGGCCATTTAGGTACGGTATTGGTACTAAAACGACGATGATAAACCGCAAAACGACTTTCGTAGGCGGGGTTACTTAAATCTGCATAGAATTTTTCTAATACGTCTCCCTGTACTAAACCTTTGTAAACGATGGTACGACAGGAAAAAGAACAAATATAAAAATTATCGCTTAATTTCTTACCAACACGGGAACGAGCAACGTATAAACGACGATCTAGTTCATCCCCTTTGTAGTGTTTTGCCCCAGAAGTAACTATAATTTGTTCAATGCGGGGTTGATTGGCTTTTGCTTGTTCTCCTAAGACATCAGGATTAACAGGAACAGTACGCCATCCAAGGGTTTTGAGGTTTTCTACCTCCACCATTTCTTCGACAAATTTACGCCCTTCTTGCGCTTCTTGTTCATCTTGGGGTAAAAATACCATGCCTACTCCCCATTCTTCGGCGGGGGGCATTTCAATATTATTTTCGCTAAACCATGTTTTGAAAATTTCTACGGGAATCCCTGTTAAAATCCCTGAACCATCGCCTGTTTGTCTATCAGCGCCACATCCTCCCCTGTGTTCCATACAGGCTAAACCTTTTAACGCATCTTTAACCAATTTATGGGATTTGCGATTGTCTTGGTAGGCGATGAAGCCTACACCACAAGCATCTCTTTCTTTTACTAGCCAAGGTTGTCCTTGATATGGTGTTAAATTGTTATTATTGTAGTCGTTCATTATATCTTGACCTTATACGCTTAGATTCGTTATATTACTTCATGATGGTTATCAAGATTTAGCATTTTCTAATACAGGGCTTAAGTTTACTTGATAACCATGTTGCTATATCTTTACTATTATAAAGAATTGTTAAGGTTTTTTCGGCTTTTGTTATCAATATTTTACTTGTTGATTAAAAGTATTAAAAATGTAAATATTAAGACAAAAATTCCTGCGATGCTACCTAGGGGTTTTTCTTTACTGCCCCATAGCCACGGGGTGGCATTATCTTGGTATTGGTATAAGTCGAAGGTGTCTAGGGTGGCAAGACTTAGCACCCATCCTCCGTGGATACCGATGGCCGTGGACAGGTTTCCGCTTTGAAGATAGACACAGTAGTAGAGGGTTAAGCCCATTAGAAATAGTCCGGGTAGTTGTGGTGTGGTATTTTTTCTTTCCCAAATTAAATGCAGTGTGGCAAAGATGGCACTAGAGGCGATCGCACTTACCCAGATATTATAATCTTGTTCTAAAAAGTTTTTGAATACTCCCCTAAACACCAATTCTTCTATAGAGGCGATAAAGAAACTGAGAAAGAGTAGTAATGGTAGGCTTGTGAGGATAGAGGTTACGCTTTGGGCTGATTTTTGCCAGTGCAACTTTCCTGAGGCAAATGTTATCAAGTCTGTAAATATAATAGTAACAATTCCTATTACATAACCCCATAGGATACAATTAAGATTGCTGATACTAAAAAATGAAACAATTTCAGGCAAATCCTGTCCCATCACTCCCCAAGCCAGTAAGGGAGCAATGAGATATAGAGATGCTATTAGTGTTAG from Cyanobacterium stanieri LEGE 03274 encodes the following:
- a CDS encoding CPBP family intramembrane glutamic endopeptidase, with the translated sequence MIHWESNFITSPLINGNGIIKVILFLIIWGAVWLPIAFPLTRLINWHPATPISNSQKLTLIASLYLIAPLLAWGVMGQDLPEIVSFFSISNLNCILWGYVIGIVTIIFTDLITFASGKLHWQKSAQSVTSILTSLPLLLFLSFFIASIEELVFRGVFKNFLEQDYNIWVSAIASSAIFATLHLIWERKNTTPQLPGLFLMGLTLYYCVYLQSGNLSTAIGIHGGWVLSLATLDTFDLYQYQDNATPWLWGSKEKPLGSIAGIFVLIFTFLILLINK